The Thermodesulfobacteriota bacterium genomic sequence GTTTTCCTACCTCAATTTCCAAGGGAATGAATCTAAACTCCATTTCGCTTTTCTGCTGGTCTGAGGATAGTTTTCGATGACGCTTACCTGTCCAATAATTCATATTATTTACAGTTAAAATATCAGTATCAGAACTAAGTGATACTTTATTAATTGCTATTGCACGAGACCCTTTATTATGAATTGAGAAATCTAAAGATAATCGAAAAAATTGTTCATGTTGCCCAATTTGGTTAAAAATAGGTTCGTTTGAAATCTTGTGAACCTCGATATCATATTCTAGTTCTAAGCCTTTTCGTTCTGCATACATTTCATCAAGGTCGAGTCTCGATGCAGAATTAATTGAACCATCCTTTCTAACTGGTATGTAGTTCTGACAGTATTTATACTTACCAACTACATATGGCTTATTCTTAGTATTGGGAATTTTAATTACACTCAATATATTTTTCTCATTGTTATAAGCAAGTTCCACTTCCTCTATTTCACAATCCGGTTCTGGATTTACATATTTTCTTAAAAGTCCTGATATTTCACTTTTATCATTCAACCCACTTTCTTTAAAAGGTGAATTCGTAATTGCTCCGTTTTTTTCATTAATCCCAATAATTAAATAACCTTCTAGTCCAATTGTATTGGCAATAGCAGAAACATCTCTGCAGAAATTCATTCTTTGATCGGCATCTTTTAAGTCGTACCATTTACTCTTTAACTCCAGCTTTTTATTTTCAACTGTCCCACCATCTTTAATACGTAAGAATAATTTTTGAAGTTCTTTTTCACCGTATGGCATTGATATCTTCTCTATATTTAATTTTTATACAGTATAAAAAATAATCAGTGTAGTAAGCAAGTGTATGTTAAGTTCGGGTAGCAGATAAAGCAAGAACCTGTGAATAGGGGGAGTATTTAATCACTTGGTCCCTCCCTCAACTGCTGGAGGTAACGCACTCTCAGGAGCCGCCTCTGCCAGAGGTTATCTTGCGGATCGGGCTCGCCGGGTTTGCCTAACTTCTGCGCTTCCTTGTCGAACTCCTTCCTCTCCCGAGGTGTGAGCGATTGAAAATGCTCGGACGCTTCGAGCATCGTTACCTTGTTATCGTCCTCATAATCGTCTGGAGCGGGAAAAGACGAAGAAGCGCGAGCTTCTTCATGCGCGCGTTTTTGTTTTTTGCGCGCTTCTGTTTTTACTGTGTGTTCCTTCCCTGTGTTTCCTTCAACTGTGTATTCCTTAGTGTTCATATTTTGAACATCCGGTTGTTCATTATCTGAACAGGGGTGTTCATATTCTGAACAGGTGGGTGACGTTTTGTTCACCCTCCCTTCCTCTTCCGAAACGGCGAAGTTAGACGAAACTAAGTCATCGCTGTTTTGCATGAGATTGCCGCGGTCGCTTCCGGCTTCGCCATCCTCCTTCGCTAAAGCTTCGGAGGATAAAAGGCTGCG encodes the following:
- a CDS encoding ATP-binding protein gives rise to the protein MPYGEKELQKLFLRIKDGGTVENKKLELKSKWYDLKDADQRMNFCRDVSAIANTIGLEGYLIIGINEKNGAITNSPFKESGLNDKSEISGLLRKYVNPEPDCEIEEVELAYNNEKNILSVIKIPNTKNKPYVVGKYKYCQNYIPVRKDGSINSASRLDLDEMYAERKGLELEYDIEVHKISNEPIFNQIGQHEQFFRLSLDFSIHNKGSRAIAINKVSLSSDTDILTVNNMNYWTGKRHRKLSSDQQKSEMEFRFIPLEIEVGKRPIVRIDFDSQSFDLSSNRHLRENQLGKLLHELRRNSNYKFTVVFNTIEGQSFQHNFSFGSDA
- a CDS encoding helix-turn-helix domain-containing protein, translating into MNKYGAGPGEGPVEFSGGYFQVPDLVFDLKLTANEKLVLIYFMRRADRAGRSFPSVERICRDCGFGSRNTAYKAINNLVNLGLICRSPVPGRSHNYFVSKDLCRIIEEAKARYKNGEPAYNLYLRGSALSRRSLLSSEALAKEDGEAGSDRGNLMQNSDDLVSSNFAVSEEEGRVNKTSPTCSEYEHPCSDNEQPDVQNMNTKEYTVEGNTGKEHTVKTEARKKQKRAHEEARASSSFPAPDDYEDDNKVTMLEASEHFQSLTPRERKEFDKEAQKLGKPGEPDPQDNLWQRRLLRVRYLQQLREGPSD